From the genome of Vicia villosa cultivar HV-30 ecotype Madison, WI linkage group LG2, Vvil1.0, whole genome shotgun sequence, one region includes:
- the LOC131650229 gene encoding argininosuccinate synthase, chloroplastic-like, translated as MAHLKALPSNPCATTTTAPEHILFNQFEKANSCSFKELKPITNVSAYRLQVVNAASHIDTTVEVSEAKRGSGLRGKLNQVVLAYSGGLDTSVIVPWLRENYGCDVACFTADVGQIVKIRLREFGLLKSGLPISLNGKTLSPASLLTELNEIGGRHGIGRIDMVENRLVGMKSRGVYEIPGGTILFAAAREMEFLTLDRETIQVKDSLALKYAELIYAGRWFDPLRESMDAFMQKITETTTGSVTLKLYKGSVTVTGRKSPFSLYRKDILSFESSEIYDQADAAGFIRLYGLPMRVWAMLEQDV; from the exons ATGGCTCATTTGAAAGCACTTCCTTCGAATCCATGCGCCACCACTACTACTGCACCAG AACACATTCTGTTTAATCAGTTCGAAAAGGCAAACTCATGTTCATTCAAAGAG TTGAAACCAATAACTAATGTTAGTGCTTATAGACTTCAAG TTGTAAATGCTGCATCGCATATTGATACAACTGTGGAAGTTTCTGAAGCCAAGAGAGGTAGCGGTCTGCGTGGAAAATTGAACCAGGTTGTGCTGGCTTATAGTGGTGGCTTAGACACATCAGTCATTGTTCCATGGTTGAG AGAGAATTATGGTTGTGATGTTGCTTGCTTCACTGCTGATGTTGGCCAA ATTGTAAAAATTCGGCTGAGAGAGTTTGGCTTACTCA AGTCAGGACTTCCTATTTCACTCAATGGGAAGACGCTTTCGCCAGCATCTTTACTCACTGAGCTCAATGAGATAGGTGGGCGACATGGAATTGGTCGCATAGACATGGTTGAGAATCGGCTTGTAGGCATGAAGAGCCGCGGAGTCTATGAAATTCCTGGTGGTACTATCCTTTTCGCTGCAGCACGGGAGATGGAGTTTTTGACACTTGACCGAGAAACAATACAGGTCAAAGATTCATTAGCCCTTAAATATGCAGAGTTGATCTACGCTGGAAGATGGTTTGATCCACTTCGCGAGTCCATGGACGCATTTATGCAGAAGATTACAGAGACCACAACAGGTTCTGTGACTTTGAAATTGTACAAAGGTTCTGTTACTGTAACAGGTAGGAAGAGTCCCTTCAGCCTGTATAGAAAAGATATCTTGTCGTTTGAGAGTAGTGAGATATATGATCAAGCTGATGCTGCTGGTTTTATCAGGCTTTATGGTCTTCCGATGAGAGTCTGGGCAATGCTTGAGCAGGACGTTTAA